In the Mycoplasmoides gallisepticum genome, one interval contains:
- a CDS encoding FIVAR domain-containing protein, whose product MKRKNILKFVSLLGIGSFVMLAAASCTSAPAPTPTPTPNPEPNPMPNPGGGVGMSDGNTNPGNGGGMMGDNPNSGNTTPEQQLAAARKTLTDLLGTENTNVALYADYAKIQSTLSTAYMTAKTASENTSATLDNLRSASTTLQSKTNSLEGLSENKYSGIKNHVSKLFDTGSAITARTLDPTSGERPTLEKVNEANNGIKMAISSESLNKWKTNADKFNDFEKNPLSKEKLESTNDTAHNQEQPANWSFAAYSVDLTSNSQNLPNWNFAQRKVWTSEGQEGGRTVLVSSPVSSTDVSWIYSLAGEGTKYTLSFEYYGPDTAFLYFPYKLVKQADSNSVALQYSLNKASPKLINFQPVRTEPANADSTTNETTTTGSSESRSSSEVLVADEAATSNNEMNPTPTVDSINIAKVTLTGLAFGQNTIEFSVPTDQTNKVAPMIGNMFISSNSESQEKIYNQIFGNTSNLSTDSRSVTIDLLKGYSLASGWSTYVGEFKRLTGANQTASDSQTSAPSYLVGYIAGSWQRTVNNVNNVSNIIRNPQIAGQRRTLAIYVNAPSDGQYGISGSYISTNRTQRSLKFQTGSDDSNSVTINVTAKTAWTALETFDTSDTTNNVVSGNMAKRTLHLKQGLNKIVISGTNDTPYIGNLTFTLNNNPLSNTESETREST is encoded by the coding sequence GTGAAAAGAAAAAACATTTTAAAGTTTGTTAGTTTATTAGGTATTGGTTCGTTTGTAATGTTGGCAGCTGCAAGCTGTACTTCAGCACCAGCACCAACACCAACACCAACACCGAACCCTGAACCAAATCCAATGCCAAATCCTGGCGGTGGTGTAGGTATGTCTGATGGAAATACCAATCCAGGGAATGGTGGTGGCATGATGGGCGACAATCCTAATTCTGGGAACACCACACCAGAACAACAATTAGCAGCTGCTAGAAAAACGCTAACCGATCTACTTGGTACAGAAAATACCAATGTTGCCTTATATGCTGATTATGCCAAAATTCAAAGTACTTTAAGCACTGCTTATATGACAGCTAAAACTGCATCAGAAAATACAAGTGCAACTTTAGATAATTTAAGATCTGCATCAACTACACTACAATCTAAAACTAATAGTTTAGAAGGATTATCTGAAAATAAATATAGTGGTATTAAAAACCACGTAAGTAAACTGTTTGATACAGGTAGTGCAATAACAGCTAGAACATTAGATCCTACTAGTGGTGAAAGACCTACTTTAGAGAAAGTAAATGAAGCTAACAACGGTATTAAAATGGCTATTAGTTCTGAATCATTGAATAAATGAAAAACTAATGCAGATAAATTTAACGATTTTGAGAAAAACCCGTTGTCTAAAGAGAAATTAGAATCAACAAACGATACAGCTCATAATCAAGAACAACCAGCAAATTGAAGTTTTGCAGCTTATAGTGTTGATCTAACTAGTAATTCGCAAAATCTACCTAACTGAAATTTTGCTCAAAGAAAGGTTTGAACTAGTGAAGGTCAAGAAGGTGGAAGAACAGTTCTAGTTTCTTCCCCTGTTTCTTCAACTGACGTGTCTTGGATTTATAGTTTAGCTGGAGAAGGAACTAAATATACCCTAAGTTTTGAGTATTATGGTCCTGATACTGCATTCTTATATTTCCCTTATAAGTTAGTTAAACAAGCTGATTCAAATTCAGTAGCGCTTCAATACAGTCTAAATAAAGCTAGCCCAAAATTAATTAATTTTCAACCAGTTAGAACAGAACCTGCAAATGCTGATTCAACTACTAATGAAACTACAACTACAGGTAGCAGTGAAAGTAGATCATCTTCTGAAGTTTTAGTTGCTGATGAAGCTGCAACTTCTAATAATGAAATGAATCCTACTCCAACAGTGGATAGTATTAATATAGCTAAAGTGACTTTAACAGGTTTAGCATTTGGACAAAACACTATTGAGTTTAGCGTTCCAACAGATCAAACTAATAAAGTAGCTCCGATGATTGGTAATATGTTTATTAGCTCAAATTCTGAAAGTCAAGAAAAGATTTATAATCAAATCTTTGGCAATACAAGTAATTTAAGCACTGACTCTAGATCTGTAACCATTGATTTATTAAAAGGCTATAGTCTTGCTTCTGGTTGATCAACATATGTTGGAGAATTTAAACGACTAACTGGAGCAAATCAAACAGCTTCAGATTCACAAACAAGTGCCCCAAGTTATTTAGTTGGATATATTGCAGGATCTTGACAAAGAACTGTTAATAATGTTAATAATGTTAGTAATATAATTAGAAACCCGCAAATAGCAGGACAACGAAGAACCCTTGCAATATATGTAAATGCACCATCTGACGGTCAGTATGGAATTAGTGGTTCATATATTTCAACAAATAGAACACAAAGATCATTAAAATTCCAAACAGGGAGTGATGATTCTAATTCTGTAACAATTAATGTAACAGCAAAAACTGCTTGAACTGCATTAGAAACATTTGATACAAGTGATACGACTAACAATGTTGTATCAGGCAATATGGCCAAAAGAACATTACACCTTAAACAAGGTCTTAATAAGATAGTTATTAGTGGAACTAATGATACTCCTTATATTGGTAATTTAACATTCACTTTAAATAATAATCCGTTAAGTAATACTGAAAGTGAGACTCGTGAATCAACATAA
- a CDS encoding FIVAR domain-containing protein, which yields MKRKNILKFVSLLGIGSFVMLAAASCTQASTPTPTPTPTPTPNPEPKPNPGGGDTNNPPSGGMNGVDTNPGGGQGMMNATNQELVNAKKALSDLIGGESKTVELYADYAKIKADLTSAYAVAKTTSDSSTSTLDQVKTATSTLQTAINTAASDKEKFDQQNSQLLMAYKVLKDTLNKKEAIVMSLNQEKYSAILSEINAASSTAEEIVKQTLNPVNGNLPVVATLNAENTKILEAIKEEKINSEKSNADLFANYQLYKLDRTKLMSEGSNNTKQPGNYSFVAYASDIASPNWNFAQRTVWTADSRTWTSPLPNNLQNSAPLTDVSWIYTLSGTGAKYTLTFDYYGPQTGYLYFPYKLVKTSDKVGLQYKLNQADPVAIQFSEAAATASAPAETDGRQESAETTTANEKVNPMPSVNTINVAKVTLSNLKFGSNTIEFSVPMDQDNMNKVAPMIGNIYITSSNDEANKKQIYDSIFGNTSSQTASQTSVSVDLLKGYSLTTSWSTYIRQFTGLTGNGVQTSDLVYLIGLIDGSQNRTVASGPMNIKNIPNMNGATRTFTIYANAPVNGNYHISGAYLQGANQARSLKFSTGTSGSNNEVTVTGLKQKNWTTLGHFDTKMTSTTVSGTGTPMKRTLTLNQGLNKIVVSGVNNGDTPFIGNLTFTLESNQTISEQVEPSSATAEKNI from the coding sequence GTGAAAAGAAAAAACATTTTAAAGTTTGTTAGTTTATTAGGTATTGGTTCATTTGTGATGTTAGCAGCTGCTAGCTGTACTCAAGCTAGCACTCCAACTCCTACCCCAACTCCTACCCCAACACCTAACCCTGAACCAAAGCCAAATCCTGGTGGTGGTGACACGAATAATCCTCCTAGTGGTGGTATGAATGGCGTAGATACTAATCCAGGTGGTGGACAAGGCATGATGAATGCTACTAACCAGGAATTAGTGAATGCTAAAAAAGCTTTAAGTGATTTAATTGGTGGAGAATCTAAGACTGTTGAATTATATGCAGACTATGCAAAAATTAAAGCTGACTTGACTTCTGCGTACGCAGTTGCTAAAACGACTTCAGATAGTTCAACATCAACTTTAGATCAAGTTAAAACAGCAACATCAACTTTACAAACTGCTATTAATACTGCTGCTAGTGACAAAGAAAAATTTGATCAACAAAATAGCCAATTATTAATGGCATACAAAGTTTTAAAAGACACTCTTAATAAAAAAGAAGCTATAGTAATGTCATTAAATCAAGAAAAATATAGCGCAATTTTGAGTGAAATTAATGCAGCTTCTTCAACAGCTGAAGAAATCGTTAAACAAACATTGAATCCAGTGAATGGTAATCTTCCAGTTGTAGCTACACTTAATGCTGAAAACACCAAAATCCTAGAAGCAATAAAAGAAGAAAAAATTAATTCAGAAAAAAGTAATGCTGATCTGTTTGCAAATTATCAATTGTATAAATTGGATAGAACTAAATTAATGAGTGAAGGTTCTAATAATACGAAACAACCAGGAAATTATAGCTTTGTAGCTTATGCTAGTGACATAGCAAGTCCAAACTGAAATTTTGCACAAAGAACAGTTTGAACAGCAGATAGTAGAACTTGAACCAGCCCTTTACCTAATAATTTACAAAACTCTGCTCCTTTAACAGATGTGTCATGAATCTACACTTTAAGCGGGACAGGAGCTAAATATACACTAACATTTGATTATTATGGCCCACAAACTGGTTATTTATACTTTCCTTATAAGTTGGTTAAAACAAGTGATAAAGTCGGGCTTCAATATAAATTAAATCAAGCAGATCCTGTAGCGATTCAGTTTAGTGAAGCGGCTGCTACTGCTTCAGCTCCAGCTGAAACAGATGGTAGACAAGAATCAGCTGAAACTACAACTGCTAATGAGAAAGTTAACCCAATGCCATCAGTTAATACTATTAATGTTGCTAAAGTGACTTTATCTAATTTAAAGTTTGGTTCTAACACAATTGAATTTAGTGTTCCAATGGATCAAGACAATATGAATAAAGTTGCGCCAATGATTGGTAATATCTATATTACTTCATCTAATGATGAAGCAAATAAAAAGCAAATTTACGATAGTATTTTTGGAAACACTTCATCACAAACTGCTAGCCAAACATCTGTTAGTGTTGATCTATTAAAAGGATATAGTCTTACAACTAGTTGAAGCACATATATTCGTCAATTTACTGGTTTAACAGGTAATGGTGTACAAACCTCTGACCTTGTTTATTTAATTGGTTTGATTGATGGTAGCCAGAATCGTACAGTTGCAAGCGGTCCAATGAATATTAAAAATATTCCTAATATGAATGGCGCTACAAGAACATTCACAATATATGCAAATGCACCAGTAAACGGGAACTATCACATAAGTGGTGCATATTTACAAGGAGCGAATCAAGCAAGAAGTCTAAAATTCTCAACCGGTACAAGTGGCAGTAATAATGAAGTTACAGTCACTGGTTTAAAACAAAAAAATTGAACCACATTAGGTCACTTTGATACTAAGATGACTAGCACTACTGTTTCAGGAACAGGTACACCAATGAAAAGAACTCTAACCTTAAATCAAGGTTTAAACAAGATTGTTGTATCAGGAGTAAACAATGGCGATACACCATTTATAGGTAATCTAACATTTACTTTAGAAAGCAATCAAACGATTAGTGAACAAGTTGAGCCTAGTTCTGCTACTGCAGAAAAGAATATATAA
- a CDS encoding FIVAR domain-containing protein, with protein sequence MKRKNILKFLSLLGMGSFVMLAAASCTTPVNPTPNPKPTPNPEPKPHPMPNPPSGGMNGGDTNPGNGGGMMGDNPNPGNTTPEQQLATARKTLTDLIGTENTNVALYADYAKIQSTLSTAYMTAKTASENTNATLENLRSASTTLQTAIDKAVSDKNDFNNQNADLVSAYTSLKDAVKSETTNLEGLSDANYTAIKDNLTTYYGKAKNILTATLYPESGEIPKVDAVKVVNNFITNANSNIEQWKNNANMLSDSFLKKTLDKEQLTSNAELQQPANYSFVAYNQDITNPTYNFAKRVVWKPQEGRSSTYVPLENQGDLTDVSWIYSLAGNETKYSFTFANYGTTTGYLYFPYKSVKSSDNVALQYKLNGASPVSIDFNNSAISPSQESASDADGSEVATTADDSSAKSQVKAEKASSTSDVSRSAVNSAPSVDEIKVAKIILSELKFGQNTIEFSVPTGQDKVAPMIGNMYISSTDKNDNLVYNDIFSNILDKQDEPTSVTVNLLKGYSLAADHSTYFYQFSSSNGMNESNPTYLVGFIGGRGNRNNLNSSVTADNKVASPSFQTSDRTLTIYVNVPKDGQYYIKGSYLTSDNRNLKFTTTATANNSITFTVKGKNNWSTLGTFNTANNNDIETSGSSSSGQANESKTIKLNKGLNKVVIGSVMINNRYPGAPYIGNLKFTLMSPTMMEAKK encoded by the coding sequence GTGAAAAGAAAAAACATTTTAAAGTTTCTTAGTTTATTAGGTATGGGTTCGTTTGTAATGTTGGCAGCTGCAAGCTGTACTACACCGGTCAACCCAACACCTAACCCAAAACCAACTCCAAACCCTGAACCAAAACCACATCCAATGCCAAACCCTCCTAGTGGTGGTATGAATGGTGGAGATACTAATCCAGGGAATGGTGGTGGCATGATGGGCGACAATCCTAATCCTGGGAACACCACACCAGAACAACAATTAGCAACTGCTAGAAAAACGCTAACCGATCTAATTGGTACAGAAAATACCAACGTTGCTTTATATGCTGATTATGCCAAAATTCAAAGCACTTTAAGCACTGCTTATATGACAGCTAAAACTGCATCAGAAAATACAAATGCAACTTTAGAAAATCTAAGATCTGCATCAACTACACTACAAACAGCAATTGATAAAGCTGTTAGTGATAAAAATGATTTTAATAACCAAAATGCTGATTTAGTTAGTGCATATACATCATTAAAAGATGCTGTTAAATCAGAAACTACTAATTTAGAAGGTTTATCTGATGCAAATTATACAGCCATAAAAGATAACCTTACTACTTATTATGGTAAAGCTAAGAATATTTTAACAGCTACGCTATATCCTGAATCAGGGGAGATTCCTAAAGTTGATGCTGTAAAAGTAGTAAACAATTTTATTACAAATGCAAATAGTAATATTGAACAATGAAAAAATAATGCAAACATGTTATCTGATAGTTTTTTAAAGAAAACCTTAGATAAAGAACAATTAACAAGTAATGCGGAATTACAACAACCTGCAAATTACAGTTTTGTAGCATATAATCAAGATATAACTAATCCTACTTATAATTTTGCTAAAAGAGTAGTTTGAAAACCACAAGAAGGTCGGTCAAGTACCTATGTGCCATTAGAAAATCAAGGTGATTTAACAGACGTATCATGAATTTATAGTTTAGCTGGAAATGAAACTAAATATAGTTTTACTTTTGCTAATTATGGCACAACTACAGGATACTTATATTTTCCATACAAGTCAGTTAAATCAAGCGATAATGTTGCATTACAATATAAGTTAAATGGTGCTAGTCCGGTATCTATCGATTTTAATAACTCAGCAATAAGTCCATCTCAAGAAAGTGCTAGTGATGCTGATGGTTCTGAGGTGGCTACAACAGCTGATGATAGTAGTGCTAAATCTCAAGTAAAAGCTGAGAAAGCTTCTTCTACAAGTGATGTTTCTAGAAGCGCAGTTAACTCAGCGCCAAGCGTTGATGAGATCAAAGTAGCTAAAATTATCTTATCTGAATTAAAATTTGGTCAAAACACCATTGAATTCAGCGTGCCAACAGGTCAAGATAAAGTAGCTCCAATGATAGGTAATATGTATATTAGTTCAACTGATAAAAATGATAATTTAGTATACAATGATATTTTTAGTAATATTTTAGATAAACAAGATGAACCAACTTCTGTCACTGTTAACTTATTAAAGGGTTATAGTCTAGCAGCTGACCACTCAACATATTTTTATCAATTTTCAAGTTCTAACGGAATGAATGAAAGCAACCCTACTTATTTAGTTGGATTTATTGGTGGTCGTGGGAATCGTAATAATCTAAATTCTTCTGTTACTGCTGATAATAAAGTTGCTAGTCCTTCTTTTCAAACATCTGATAGAACTCTAACGATCTATGTAAATGTTCCTAAAGATGGTCAATATTATATTAAAGGTTCATATCTTACATCAGATAATAGAAACTTAAAATTTACAACAACTGCTACTGCAAATAATTCAATAACATTTACTGTTAAAGGAAAAAATAATTGAAGTACGCTAGGTACTTTTAATACAGCGAATAATAACGACATTGAAACAAGTGGTTCTTCTAGTAGTGGTCAGGCAAACGAATCAAAGACAATAAAATTAAATAAAGGTTTAAACAAGGTTGTTATAGGTTCAGTAATGATTAATAATAGATATCCGGGTGCTCCTTATATTGGTAATCTTAAATTCACTTTAATGAGTCCTACAATGATGGAGGCTAAGAAATAA
- a CDS encoding FIVAR domain-containing protein, producing MKRKNILKFVSLLGIGSFVMLAAASCTSATTPTPNPEPKPNPEPKPDPMPNPPSGGNMNGGDTNPGNGGGMDNAVQQLAAAKTALTTLLNGQTEKVGLYNDYAKIKDDLVKAYIAAKEISDKSHATLQEVNNAKTRLETAIKDAANSKTSFGEKNPELIKAYDALKQTITSEEMSLNQLMDANFETIKNHISNLYKQGKDIITATLDPTTGDGPQAMVVNQTNEAIVNATSKIEDWKTNATNLATRFVKQTLNNANLVNETNNQPQPGSYSFVAYSVDLNTGVSTASNTPNWNFAQRKVWVSGSGGRTSPFSSSDANNSPALTDVSWIYNLSGANSKYTLTFNWYGPSTGHLYFPYKLVKSDDAQNVGLQYTLNNKPAQRIEFAPAQSPSSGGTAHASDPQSPRAAATETDVSDSAEGSQAQTDMSSSSMNKTPTVSDINVASVTLSDLNFGANTIEFSVPMGDSMVAPMIGNMYITSNPLNVNQIYDDIFGNSVSNSTDQNKAVTVDLLKGYSLATNWSIYLARFTDLMEGTQRIQDPVYLVGYIGGSQDRNFTQNLQVQNNLRYPLAQNDQRTFTIYVNAPKAGDYHISGSYLFSSNQNVQRGLKLSINNDNSVLLTVKKQANWNTLGHFDTSKDNESQGNDGSIQTSGKKVLTLQKGLNKIVISGGSSGQDGTNAPYIGNLTFTLNNSSTNASQDSSSNSTQDK from the coding sequence GTGAAGAGAAAAAACATTTTAAAGTTTGTTAGTTTATTAGGTATTGGTTCATTTGTAATGTTAGCAGCTGCTAGTTGTACTTCAGCAACTACACCAACACCTAACCCTGAACCAAAGCCAAATCCTGAACCAAAACCAGATCCAATGCCAAATCCTCCTAGTGGTGGTAACATGAATGGTGGAGATACTAATCCAGGAAATGGCGGAGGAATGGATAATGCTGTTCAACAATTAGCAGCTGCTAAAACAGCTTTAACTACTTTATTAAATGGTCAAACTGAAAAGGTCGGATTATATAATGACTATGCAAAAATCAAAGACGATTTAGTAAAAGCTTACATTGCAGCTAAAGAAATTTCAGATAAATCTCATGCAACTTTACAAGAAGTAAATAATGCTAAAACAAGATTAGAAACTGCAATAAAAGATGCTGCAAATTCAAAAACTAGTTTTGGTGAAAAAAATCCTGAATTAATCAAAGCATATGATGCTTTAAAACAAACGATTACTTCTGAAGAAATGTCATTAAATCAGTTGATGGATGCTAATTTTGAAACGATTAAAAATCATATATCAAATCTTTACAAACAAGGAAAAGATATCATAACAGCAACATTAGACCCAACAACAGGAGATGGTCCTCAAGCTATGGTAGTTAATCAAACTAATGAAGCAATTGTGAATGCAACCTCAAAAATTGAGGATTGAAAAACTAATGCAACTAATTTAGCTACCCGGTTCGTAAAGCAAACATTAAATAATGCAAATTTAGTTAATGAAACAAATAATCAGCCTCAACCAGGAAGTTATAGTTTTGTAGCTTATAGTGTTGATTTAAATACAGGGGTTAGTACCGCAAGTAACACACCTAATTGAAACTTTGCACAAAGAAAAGTTTGAGTTAGTGGAAGTGGTGGTAGAACTAGTCCTTTCTCTAGTTCAGATGCTAACAACTCTCCTGCATTAACAGATGTATCATGAATCTATAATTTAAGTGGAGCTAATTCAAAATATACCTTAACATTTAATTGGTATGGTCCATCAACAGGGCATTTATATTTCCCTTATAAATTAGTTAAAAGTGATGATGCGCAAAACGTAGGTTTGCAATATACATTAAACAATAAACCAGCACAAAGAATTGAGTTTGCTCCTGCACAATCTCCTTCATCTGGTGGAACAGCTCATGCTAGTGATCCTCAATCACCTAGAGCTGCTGCAACAGAAACAGATGTTTCTGATAGTGCTGAAGGTTCGCAAGCCCAAACTGACATGAGTTCCTCATCAATGAACAAGACTCCAACAGTTAGTGATATTAATGTTGCTAGTGTAACTCTATCTGATTTAAATTTTGGAGCAAACACCATTGAATTTAGTGTTCCAATGGGTGATAGTATGGTTGCACCAATGATTGGTAATATGTATATTACTTCTAACCCTTTAAACGTTAATCAGATCTATGATGATATTTTTGGTAATAGTGTATCTAATTCAACTGATCAAAATAAGGCTGTCACAGTTGATCTATTAAAGGGTTATAGTCTTGCAACTAACTGATCGATCTATTTAGCAAGATTTACAGACTTGATGGAAGGAACTCAAAGAATTCAAGACCCTGTTTATTTAGTTGGGTATATCGGTGGTAGTCAGGACAGAAACTTTACACAAAATTTACAAGTTCAGAATAATCTTAGATATCCTTTAGCACAGAATGATCAAAGAACATTTACAATCTATGTAAATGCTCCTAAAGCTGGTGATTATCATATTAGTGGTTCATATCTTTTTTCAAGTAATCAAAACGTACAACGAGGCTTAAAATTATCAATAAACAATGATAACTCTGTTTTGTTAACCGTTAAAAAACAAGCAAATTGAAATACATTAGGACATTTTGACACATCTAAGGATAATGAAAGCCAAGGTAATGATGGTTCGATCCAAACAAGCGGCAAAAAAGTGCTAACTTTACAAAAAGGTTTAAACAAGATAGTTATATCGGGTGGATCTTCAGGACAAGATGGAACTAACGCTCCTTATATTGGTAATTTAACATTTACTCTGAATAATTCTTCAACAAATGCAAGTCAAGATAGCTCTAGTAATTCAACTCAAGATAAATAA
- a CDS encoding BMP family lipoprotein: MTNKTKVKKISIALGVAGVTSIAGGALASCGAASSLTYESSVQLVVSDNSSTLADQSFSETSYNGIRDFYKSVYKETLPLANDPSLSVNNGVWKRPGTIDDSRINTYRQIKNDGSFVAVATGFNQESALNRILDNTALYNEFKDFGFIFVDGVITKKNGTNISAITFQTESAAFLTGIAAGVLVNKNSNFFKTTKVGDVDTYGIGAYVGLPIPSTISFLNGFRMGAIFFNQYIQPRVEGFKKLSWVSSNAADNNGNRDTLPADKSDSFNATEQRATTITNQLLQNGASLIYPIAGPQTALSQNVILSNRNTHHAQLIGVDTAQENLATTQPLQGAPGGKTIAFSTVKALDVAVDSTLKAIQKGQPVNGFYGYGWNNLATLANGGVSLSSAGLAYLPNLTDLFTKTSIPANADQTTPRQEMSDQSSGTPAMTGTMNGQANGGTESMMAMSMMMAEAGASTALNMPATSSTPAATTTNKQISANDLVTTTEANKTMVIMQYVNILAGTSTLLPAASRENWKIKGDELRMFKTSVEADAKLLPILTTDVDPNTALSHKSAIISGSFQQAEGTLLSQAGKQFVFKKLN; encoded by the coding sequence ATGACGAATAAAACTAAAGTTAAAAAAATCTCGATTGCTTTAGGTGTTGCTGGTGTAACCTCAATTGCAGGAGGTGCACTAGCTTCTTGTGGTGCTGCTTCTTCACTAACATATGAATCTTCTGTTCAGTTAGTAGTTTCAGATAATAGTTCAACTTTAGCTGACCAATCATTCTCAGAAACTTCATATAACGGGATTAGAGATTTCTACAAATCTGTATACAAAGAAACTCTTCCTTTAGCTAACGACCCTAGTTTATCAGTTAACAATGGTGTGTGAAAACGACCTGGAACAATTGATGATTCAAGAATTAACACTTATCGACAGATTAAAAATGATGGATCATTTGTTGCTGTAGCTACTGGTTTCAACCAAGAATCAGCACTAAACCGAATTCTTGATAACACAGCTTTATATAACGAATTCAAAGATTTTGGTTTCATCTTTGTGGATGGTGTTATCACTAAGAAAAATGGAACTAATATTTCAGCAATAACTTTCCAAACTGAAAGTGCTGCATTTTTAACGGGGATCGCTGCTGGAGTTTTGGTAAATAAAAATAGCAATTTCTTTAAAACAACAAAAGTTGGTGATGTAGACACTTATGGTATTGGTGCTTATGTAGGTTTACCTATTCCATCAACAATTAGTTTCTTAAACGGTTTTAGAATGGGAGCGATCTTCTTTAATCAATACATCCAACCAAGAGTAGAAGGATTTAAGAAACTTTCTTGAGTAAGCTCTAATGCAGCAGATAACAATGGTAATCGTGATACTTTACCAGCTGATAAATCTGATTCATTTAACGCGACAGAACAAAGAGCAACAACAATTACTAACCAATTGTTACAAAATGGTGCATCTTTAATCTATCCGATTGCTGGTCCACAAACAGCTCTTAGTCAAAACGTGATTCTTTCTAATAGAAACACACACCACGCACAATTAATTGGTGTTGATACAGCTCAAGAAAATTTAGCAACAACACAACCATTACAAGGAGCTCCTGGTGGTAAGACAATCGCTTTCTCAACAGTTAAAGCTTTAGATGTTGCTGTTGATTCAACTTTAAAAGCAATTCAAAAAGGTCAACCAGTAAACGGCTTCTATGGATATGGATGAAATAACTTAGCTACTTTAGCTAACGGTGGTGTTTCATTATCAAGCGCAGGATTAGCTTACTTACCAAACTTAACTGATCTGTTTACTAAAACTAGCATACCTGCTAATGCAGATCAAACTACTCCAAGACAAGAAATGTCTGATCAATCATCTGGAACTCCAGCGATGACTGGAACTATGAACGGTCAAGCTAATGGTGGAACTGAATCTATGATGGCTATGAGTATGATGATGGCAGAAGCTGGGGCTTCTACAGCACTGAATATGCCAGCAACATCTTCAACACCAGCTGCTACAACAACTAACAAACAAATTTCTGCTAACGACTTAGTTACAACAACAGAAGCTAATAAAACTATGGTAATTATGCAGTACGTTAACATTTTAGCTGGAACTTCTACTTTACTACCAGCTGCTAGTAGAGAAAACTGAAAAATTAAAGGTGATGAATTAAGAATGTTCAAAACTTCTGTGGAAGCTGATGCTAAATTATTACCAATTTTAACAACAGACGTTGATCCTAATACAGCTTTAAGTCATAAGTCTGCAATCATTTCTGGTTCATTCCAACAAGCTGAAGGTACCTTATTAAGCCAAGCAGGCAAACAATTTGTCTTCAAGAAATTAAACTAA
- a CDS encoding toprim domain-containing protein, translating into MTSDLDLNEFNNLVEQISDLPSVSKKQAKKITQYLMTKSDRYVYDLIDVLKRAKLSIKICEMCQGWSNRSICSICSDESRNNNELCIVSFFDDLNVIEESQAYHGKYFILNHEISKKNKRIIEEINFDLLLDLIKKQKIEKVIIATNFTQDGQTTANYLRFLLDDFDLKIYRLGMGLPYNSSIDYADSFSLKGAFENKQLIKDKKA; encoded by the coding sequence ATGACATCAGATCTAGATCTGAATGAGTTTAATAATCTAGTAGAACAGATTAGCGACTTACCAAGTGTTAGTAAAAAACAAGCCAAAAAGATTACCCAATACTTAATGACTAAATCAGATCGTTATGTTTATGATCTGATTGACGTTTTAAAACGAGCTAAATTATCAATCAAGATCTGCGAGATGTGTCAGGGTTGATCAAATCGTTCTATCTGTAGTATCTGTTCAGATGAATCAAGAAATAACAATGAACTGTGTATTGTTAGTTTTTTTGATGATTTAAATGTGATTGAAGAATCCCAAGCTTATCATGGTAAGTATTTTATTCTTAATCATGAGATCTCTAAAAAGAATAAAAGAATCATTGAAGAGATTAATTTTGATCTATTATTAGATCTGATTAAAAAACAAAAAATTGAGAAGGTAATTATTGCGACTAATTTTACTCAAGATGGGCAAACAACAGCAAATTACTTACGCTTTTTATTAGATGATTTTGATCTTAAAATCTATCGTTTAGGTATGGGTTTACCATACAATTCTTCAATTGATTATGCTGATTCCTTTAGTTTAAAAGGCGCTTTTGAAAACAAACAGCTAATAAAAGATAAAAAAGCGTAA
- a CDS encoding YbaB/EbfC family nucleoid-associated protein, whose amino-acid sequence MNFQNLANQMKKMQREMEKKLAEFEEKEYQYEYKKLIKTTLKGNLRIVKLEINKDLIDPEDPDTLQDMVTEAINEALGDLEKKRDELSNSITPPIKFPGF is encoded by the coding sequence ATGAATTTTCAAAATTTAGCTAACCAAATGAAAAAGATGCAACGCGAAATGGAAAAGAAGCTTGCAGAATTTGAAGAAAAAGAATATCAATACGAATACAAGAAGTTAATTAAAACAACACTTAAAGGCAATCTGAGAATTGTTAAGCTTGAGATCAATAAAGATCTAATCGATCCAGAAGATCCAGATACTTTACAAGATATGGTAACTGAAGCGATTAATGAAGCGCTTGGTGATCTTGAAAAGAAAAGAGATGAACTCTCTAACTCAATTACCCCACCAATTAAATTTCCTGGATTTTAG